From Achromobacter spanius, a single genomic window includes:
- the siaD gene encoding biofilm regulation diguanylate cyclase SiaD, translated as MKPGAAELDQRIAALLADPAYAGHPLRDALEALWRHTEEQMARIQRVTQLSDAYQSMAHERELGLCDQFDRQLRRLTRIARISDHYQSMMRDLNRALEETSSRDPLTGLLNRRALMEMIKQEVQRAARSGDSFVVAMLDVDHFKAVNDRFGHETGDRALVELAGVLVESLREYDLCGRWGGEEFLVLLPHTHPDAAQAVMDRLVSDVRGLAVAAGDDVLRLTVSIGMAYHQLGETFSETLSRADQALYLAKQDGRDRVALGFPRR; from the coding sequence ATGAAGCCGGGCGCCGCCGAACTCGATCAGCGCATCGCCGCATTGCTGGCGGATCCGGCCTATGCCGGCCATCCGCTGCGTGACGCGCTGGAAGCGCTCTGGCGGCACACCGAGGAACAGATGGCGCGCATTCAGCGCGTCACGCAGCTTTCGGACGCCTATCAAAGCATGGCGCACGAACGCGAACTGGGCCTGTGCGACCAGTTCGACCGCCAGTTGCGCCGCTTGACCCGCATCGCGCGGATCTCGGATCACTACCAGAGCATGATGCGCGACCTGAACCGCGCGCTCGAGGAAACGTCCAGCCGCGATCCGCTGACGGGCCTCCTGAATCGTCGCGCGCTGATGGAGATGATCAAGCAGGAAGTCCAGCGCGCCGCGCGCAGCGGCGACAGCTTTGTCGTCGCAATGCTGGACGTGGATCACTTCAAGGCCGTGAACGATCGTTTCGGCCACGAGACGGGCGACCGGGCGCTAGTCGAACTGGCCGGCGTGCTGGTCGAAAGCCTGCGCGAATACGACCTGTGCGGCCGCTGGGGCGGCGAGGAATTCCTCGTTCTGCTACCCCATACGCACCCGGACGCGGCGCAGGCGGTCATGGACCGGCTGGTCAGTGATGTGCGGGGGCTGGCGGTGGCGGCCGGGGACGACGTCCTGCGGCTGACGGTCAGTATCGGCATGGCGTATCACCAGTTGGGCGAAACGTTTTCGGAGACGCTCAGCCGGGCGGATCAGGCGTTGTATCTGGCCAAGCAGGACGGTCGCGATCGCGTCGCCCTTGGTTTTCCGAGGCGCTGA
- a CDS encoding EAL and GGDEF domain-containing protein has protein sequence MLDSHLGDSESNPQGAAWHVGNYLTSMDRALLLFDFDAAGSLLNGNTNFLAAVGYSHEEALTLRHELLCDSMDEGRGTRSGEQVWDRLRRGQHFSGTCRYRKKDGSSLWIEATYLPLLNDAGEVGRVTVISRKSIADAERQEEIRLLMLGINETGNAVAVSGADGRIVYVNDGFQRMLGFSRGDSLNQDLGELLSGGRADGGTREELHRRIACREGYHKDVLVYDRGGKPLWVSVMANSVFDERGTLVNIVDVLTDITPTKVHEVLQRRVLQAMVNEASVVEVMNMVCREVERLAPEVAASVVRVDDAGLLRPLAAPSLPQGYSDALEGVPIGPQVGACGTAAFLGRPVIVPDIATDPLWDDYRHLPLPEEYKACWSSPIKSSDGRVIGTFGFYFRERRLPDDFHHRLVDVCVYLCALALEREEARARIRQLAFYDELTGLPNRNLLLAQAEQAIARAEPERKRVAVLFLDLDRFKQVNDTLGHPIGDALLRDVAQRLRRLARATDIVGRLSGDEFVMLMPEFEHGRLTAAAEHILVALAQPFSVGGITLNPSVSIGISVFPENGRDMDTLLRHADMAMYQAKTAGRNRISFFSAEMNRQAQERLALEAALRDALEAKALRLHYQPQVGLKNGSLYGVEALARWRHPTLGDISPVRFVPLAEECGLIGDLGDWALREACSQLAIWRNNGLRVPSVSVNLSATNFHNLNLPRMIAATLAEFGLAPADLMLEITEGVVLDATAGTLRTIAELHRLGVRLSMDDFGTGYSSLGHLRRLIVDELKLDRSFVQGLESDDAARALTSAVIRIGESLSLPVVAEGVENEEQRRFLIEQGCAAGQGFLFSPPLPAGDLEEWLRARG, from the coding sequence ATGCTTGATTCTCATCTTGGCGATTCGGAGTCGAATCCCCAAGGCGCCGCGTGGCATGTGGGCAATTACCTGACGTCGATGGACCGCGCGCTGCTGCTGTTCGACTTCGACGCAGCGGGCTCTTTGTTGAACGGCAATACCAATTTCCTGGCCGCGGTGGGTTATTCCCATGAAGAGGCCCTGACGCTGCGCCACGAGCTGCTGTGCGACAGCATGGACGAAGGCCGCGGCACGCGCAGCGGCGAACAGGTCTGGGACCGGCTGCGCCGCGGCCAGCATTTTTCGGGCACCTGCCGCTACCGCAAGAAGGACGGCAGCTCGCTGTGGATCGAGGCGACCTATCTGCCGCTGCTGAACGACGCGGGCGAGGTCGGCCGCGTGACGGTCATCTCGCGCAAGTCGATCGCGGACGCCGAACGCCAGGAAGAAATCCGCCTGCTGATGCTGGGCATCAACGAGACCGGCAACGCGGTGGCGGTGTCGGGCGCCGATGGCCGCATCGTTTACGTGAACGATGGCTTCCAGCGCATGCTGGGGTTTTCGCGCGGCGACTCGCTCAATCAGGACCTGGGCGAGCTGCTGTCCGGCGGCCGCGCCGACGGCGGCACGCGCGAGGAACTGCATCGCCGCATCGCCTGTCGCGAGGGCTACCACAAGGACGTGCTGGTCTATGACCGCGGCGGCAAGCCGCTGTGGGTGTCGGTGATGGCAAACTCGGTGTTCGACGAGCGCGGGACGCTGGTCAACATCGTGGACGTGCTGACGGACATCACGCCGACGAAGGTGCACGAGGTGCTGCAGCGCCGGGTGCTGCAGGCGATGGTGAACGAGGCCTCGGTGGTCGAGGTCATGAACATGGTGTGCCGCGAGGTGGAACGCCTGGCGCCGGAAGTGGCGGCCTCGGTGGTCCGCGTGGACGACGCGGGCCTGTTGCGCCCGCTGGCGGCGCCGAGCCTGCCGCAGGGCTATTCGGACGCGCTGGAAGGCGTGCCGATCGGCCCGCAGGTGGGCGCGTGCGGCACGGCGGCGTTTCTGGGCCGCCCGGTGATCGTGCCGGACATCGCGACGGATCCGCTGTGGGACGATTACCGCCATCTGCCGCTGCCGGAGGAATACAAGGCGTGCTGGTCGTCGCCGATCAAGTCGAGCGATGGCCGGGTGATCGGGACGTTCGGCTTCTATTTCCGCGAGCGCCGGCTGCCGGATGATTTCCATCATCGTCTGGTGGATGTGTGCGTGTATCTGTGCGCGCTGGCGCTGGAACGCGAGGAAGCCCGCGCCCGCATCCGCCAGCTGGCTTTCTATGACGAGCTGACGGGTCTGCCGAACCGCAATCTGCTGCTGGCGCAGGCCGAACAGGCGATTGCTCGCGCGGAGCCGGAGCGCAAGCGGGTGGCGGTGCTGTTCCTGGATCTGGACCGCTTCAAGCAGGTGAACGATACGCTGGGCCACCCGATCGGCGACGCGCTGCTGCGAGATGTGGCGCAACGTCTGCGCCGGTTGGCGCGGGCGACGGACATCGTGGGCCGGCTTTCCGGCGACGAGTTCGTGATGCTGATGCCGGAGTTCGAACATGGCCGCCTGACTGCGGCCGCCGAACACATCCTGGTGGCGCTGGCGCAGCCGTTCTCGGTGGGCGGCATCACGCTGAACCCGTCAGTGAGCATCGGCATCAGCGTGTTCCCGGAAAACGGCCGGGACATGGATACGCTGCTGCGCCATGCGGATATGGCGATGTATCAGGCGAAGACGGCGGGGCGCAATCGCATTTCGTTCTTCAGCGCTGAGATGAATCGTCAGGCGCAGGAGCGGCTGGCGTTGGAAGCGGCGTTGCGGGATGCGCTGGAAGCCAAGGCATTGCGTCTGCATTACCAGCCGCAAGTGGGCTTGAAGAACGGCAGTCTGTACGGGGTGGAAGCGCTGGCGCGCTGGCGCCATCCGACGCTGGGCGACATTTCGCCGGTGCGGTTTGTGCCGTTGGCGGAAGAGTGCGGACTGATTGGCGATCTGGGCGACTGGGCGTTACGCGAAGCGTGCTCGCAACTGGCGATCTGGCGGAACAACGGTTTGCGTGTTCCTTCGGTGTCGGTGAACCTGTCGGCGACGAATTTCCACAATCTGAACCTGCCGCGGATGATTGCGGCGACGTTGGCGGAATTCGGATTGGCGCCGGCGGATTTGATGCTGGAGATTACCGAGGGCGTTGTTCTGGATGCCACGGCTGGGACGCTGCGCACGATCGCAGAGTTGCATCGACTGGGCGTACGGCTTTCGATGGATGACTTCGGGACGGGGTATTCGAGCCTGGGTCACTTGCGGCGGTTGATCGTTGACGAACTGAAGCTGGATCGCAGTTTCGTGCAGGGGTTGGAGAGCGATGATGCGGCTCGGGCGCTGACTAGTGCTGTGATTCGGATCGGGGAAAGCTTGAGTCTGCCGGTTGTGGCGGAAGGCGTCGAGAACGAAGAGCAGCGGCGGTTTCTGATCGAGCAAGGGTGTGCTGCGGGGCAGGGGTTTCTGTTTTCGCCGCCGTTGCCTGCGGGGGATCTTGAGGAGTGGTTGCGGGCTCGGGGGTGA